One Glycine soja cultivar W05 chromosome 2, ASM419377v2, whole genome shotgun sequence genomic region harbors:
- the LOC114379301 gene encoding uncharacterized protein LOC114379301, with translation MAATASNNDVAAANDGPVMSLINKRLRALRKKLNRILAMEEAVTLGKPLNKEQEEVLRSKPSVLALIDELDKLRQPLATALSEELQINGTSSQNPRHETETENETLAESSGSTEPNSNSRNDVVVEDLLNLLYFGSLFDVKSDFASTMLTRTHERGCCLTYDYVTDDATDLLGEKDLDSISALRGLLVSRPADSSFSHKNALHRCVEHAKLWLAKSEQPIGPDADVTYAALREKLNKIMSSEYFTTTPEMKAPVEVAAAAAGGNYVSFHVPVHGSVVPVEVEQPVFQSQEKDEGTAIQGHGSEEDPSDPEGELLKDEVEAEAENAGEVVSVQHEQTNQQVDLEYNERDVEAKDQQSYPRRGYQNHRGGRGGGGRRGYSNGRGGRSGGRGGYQNGRNQYYDQPGNYYPRNNYYNNRGRGGRGGGYYNNHGAGGQVNHVAGDVGVQS, from the exons ATGGCGGCCACCGCAAGCAACAATGACGTCGCCGCCGCCAACGACGGTCCCGTGATGAGCCTTATCAACAAGCGCCTCCGCGCTCTCCGCAAGAAGCTGAACCGCATCCTCGCCATGGAAGAGGCCGTCACCTTGGGCAAGCCCTTGAACAAGGAGCAGGAAGAGGTTCTACGCTCCAAACCCTCCGTCCTCGCCCTCATCGATGAGCTCGATAAGCTCCGGCAACCTCTCGCCACCGCTCTCTCCGAAGAGCTCCAAATCAACGGCACGTCTTCTCAAAACCCTCGCCACGAGACCGAGACCGAAAACGAAACCCTAGCTGAGAGCTCCGGCTCGACTGAGCCGAACTCGAACTCGAGGAACGACGTCGTTGTGGAGGACCTGCTTAATTTGCTCTATTTTGGTTCACTTTTCGATGTGAAGAGTGACTTTGCGTCCACGATGCTTACCAGGACGCACGAGCGTGGCTGCTGCTTGACCTACGACTACGTCACCGACGATGCCACCGATCTGCTTGGCGAGAAGGACTTGGATTCGATCTCCGCACTGAGAGGGTTGCTCGTTTCGCGGCCCGCGGATTCAAGCTTTTCGCACAAGAACGCGCTGCACCGCTGCGTGGAACACGCCAAGCTGTGGCTTGCTAAGTCGGAGCAGCCCATTGGGCCTGATGCTGATGTTACTT ATGCTGCATTAAGGGAGAAGTTGAACAAGATTATGTCTTCGGAGTACTTTACTACGACACCTGAGATGAAGGCTCCGGTTGAAGTTGCTGCGGCAGCTGCTGGGGGAAATTACGTTTCCTTCCATGTGCCGGTGCATGGGTCTGTGGTTCCGGTTGAAGTGGAGCAGCCTGTTTTTCAGTCTCAGGAGAAG GATGAAGGAACTGCAATTCAAGGACATGGATCTGAAGAAGATCCCTCTGATCCTGAGGGAGAGCTTCTGAAG GATGAAGTAGaagcagaagcagaaaatgCAGGTGAAGTGGTGTCAGTTCAACATGAACAGACGAACCAGCAAGTGGATCTAGAGTATAATGAACGAGATGTAGAGGCAAAGGACCAGCAGTCATACCCCAGGAGGGGTTATCAGAACCATAGAGGTGGTCGTGGTGGAGGTGGTCGCAGGGGTTACTCAAATGGTCGTGGAGGTCGAAGTGGTGGCAGAGGAGGCTACCAAAATGGGCGCAACCAATATTATGATCAACCTGGAAATTATTATCCAAGGAACAACTATTATAACAACAGAGGAAGAGGTGGCAGAGGTGGTGGCTATTACAACAACCATGGTGCTGGTGGTCAAGTTAATCACGTCGCAGGTGATGTGGGGGTGCAATCATGA
- the LOC114379292 gene encoding protein NRT1/ PTR FAMILY 2.13-like gives MSASEDNGKRFSHSSWSLLCCRSGISSTSAAEREKNSEELSRNSSRSSSNKKPEGWKAMPFILGNETFERLAAFGLFANFMVYLTREFHLDQVYASNILNIWSGITNFFPLIGAFISDAYVGRFRTIAFASFSSLLGMVMVTLTAWLPELHPPPCTPQQQALNQCVKASTPHQGALLTGLCLLSIGSAGIRPCSIPFGVDQFDPTTDEGKKGINSFFNWYYTTFTVVLLITQTVVVYIQDSVSWKIGFAIPTVCMFCSIIMFFVGTRIYVHVKPEGSIFTSIAQVLVAAYRKRKVELPSEKHVDGVFYDPPLTGTQVFSKLPLTNQFRCLNKAAVIMEGEQNPDGSRANKWKVVSIQQVEDVKCLARIFPIWAAGILGFTSMAQQGTFTVSQALKMDRHLGAKFQIPAGSLGVISFITVGVWVPFYDRIMVPTLRRITKHEGGITLLQRIGIGMVFSILSMVAAALVEKVRRDLANANPSPLGIAPMSVLWLVPQLVLMGLCEAFNVIGQIEFFNRQFPEHMRSIANALFFCSYAGANYVSSALVTTVHHVTRTHSHPDWLTNDINAGRLDYFYYLVAGIGVLNLVYFLIVAQRYHYKGSGDLQDTTQDVELASQGELDYYSAKYENSA, from the exons ATGTCTGCTTCAGAGGATAATGGAAAAAGATTCTCTCACTCTTCTTGGTCACTTCTATGCTGTAGAAGTGGCATCTCTTCAACTTCAGCagcagaaagagaaaaaaacagtGAAGAACTAAGCAGAAatagttcaagatcatcatccaataagaagCCAGAAGGATGGAAGGCCATGCCTTTTATTTTAG GCAATGAAACTTTTGAGAGGTTAGCAGCGTTTGGTTTGTTTGCTAACTTTATGGTGTATTTAACAAGAGAGTTTCATTTGGACCAAGTTTATGCTTCAAACATTCTCAACATATGGAGTGGTATCACCAACTTTTTCCCTTTGATTGGTGCCTTCATTTCTGATGCCTATGTTGGTCGCTTCCGGACTATAGCTTTTGCTTCCTTTTCTTCTCTACTG GGTATGGTGATGGTGACTTTAACAGCATGGTTACCAGAGTTGCATCCTCCACCATGCACTCCTCAGCAACAAGCATTGAACCAATGTGTTAAAGCTAGCACACCTCACCAAGGTGCTCTACTTACGGGACTTTGCCTTTTAAGCATAGGCTCTGCTGGCATAAGGCCATGTAGCATCCCATTTGGTGTGGACCAATTTGACCCCACCACagatgaaggaaaaaaaggtaTCAATAGCTTCTTTAATTGGTACTACACCACTTTCACGGTGGTGTTGTTGATCACTCAAACAGTGGTTGTGTATATCCAAGACTCCGTTAGCTGGAAGATAGGTTTTGCCATACCAACAGTGTGTATGTTCTGCTCTATCATCATGTTCTTTGTGGGTACAAGGATCTACGTGCATGTGAAGCCAGAAGGAAGCATTTTCACGAGTATTGCACAAGTTCTAGTGGCTGCTTATAGAAAACGGAAAGTTGAGCTACCAAGTGAGAAGCATGTTGATGGGGTTTTCTATGATCCTCCACTTACTGGGACACAAGTTTTTTCAAAGCTACCACTGACCAACCAATTTAG GTGTTTGAATAAAGCAGCTGTAATAATGGAGGGGGAGCAAAACCCTGATGGGAGTAGAGCAAATAAGTGGAAAGTTGTCAGCATCCAACAAGTGGAAGATGTGAAGTGCTTGGCAAGGATTTTCCCAATTTGGGCTGCAGGGATCCTAGGATTTACTTCCATGGCACAACAAGGAACATTTACTGTGTCACAAGCCTTGAAAATGGACAGACATCTTGGAGCAAAATTCCAAATCCCAGCTGGTTCCCTTGGGGTCATATCATTCATCACCGTAGGTGTGTGGGTTCCATTCTATGACAGAATCATGGTGCCAACACTAAGGAGAATCACTAAGCATGAGGGGGGGATCACACTCCTGCAGAGAATTGGAATTGGCATGGTGTTCTCCATCTTATCCATGGTTGCTGCTGCATTGGTGGAAAAAGTGCGAAGAGATTTGGCAAATGCAAATCCAAGCCCACTTGGAATTGCCCCCATGTCAGTCCTGTGGCTGGTTCCACAACTAGTCCTGATGGGTCTGTGTGAGGCATTCAATGTGATTGGACAAATTGAGTTTTTCAACAGGCAATTCCCTGAGCACATGAGAAGCATTGCCAATGCATTGTTCTTTTGCTCTTATGCTGGGGCTAACTATGTTAGCAGTGCACTAGTCACCACTGTTCATCATGTCACCAGAACACATAGCCATCCAGATTGGTTGACAAATGACATAAATGCTGGAAGGCTTGATTACTTTTACTATCTGGTAGCAGGGATTGGAGTCCTCAACTTGGTTTATTTTCTGATTGTGGCTCAAAGATATCATTACAAGGGAAGTGGTGACCTCCAAGATACAACTCAAGATGTGGAGTTAGCTTCACAAGGAGAGTTAGATTACTATAGTGCTAAGTATGAAAATTCTGCATAA
- the LOC114370359 gene encoding thioredoxin H2-like, whose product MGAKFSTFEFVEKSSHSSSLILTFHSTAKWKAHFDVSKETNKLMVIDFTATWCGPCKYMDPIIKNFAAKYTDVEFIKIDVDELMEVAQAFQVQAMPTFILIKKGKVVEKVVGAKKEELQKLIDKHRN is encoded by the exons ATGGGAGCCAAGTtttccacttttgagtttgttgAAAAATCATCACATTCATCATCCCTGATCCTCACCTTCCATTCCACTGCTAAATGGAAGGCTCACTTTGATGTCTCCAAAGAAACAAACAAGCTG ATGGTTATCGACTTCACCGCTACGTGGTGTGGACCTTGCAAATACATGGACCCAATTATCAAAAATTTTGCTGCAAAATACACAGACGTGGAGTTCATTAAGATTGATGTGGATGAGCTAATG GAGGTGGCCCAGGCTTTCCAGGTGCAAGCAATGCCAAcatttatactaattaaaaaagggAAAGTAGTGGAAAAGGTGGTGGGAGCCAAAAAGGAGGAGCTGCAGAAACTGATTGATAAACACAGGAATTGA